A region of Jonquetella anthropi DSM 22815 DNA encodes the following proteins:
- the sdaAA gene encoding L-serine ammonia-lyase, iron-sulfur-dependent, subunit alpha, with protein MNSLKDLIDTAERTGQTLPQVMLDCDAHDSGVDQEVIRESMARRLDVMRESAKDALVTPYRPKVAANDVPKLLAHRPGLTSEFTWRACTIAMGMNTCNASMGRIVAAPTAGSCGILPGMILAFEEQRTPYEGRTVLDALIVSAGIGEVIAARASLAGAEGGCQAECGSAAAMGAAALVYLSGGTPGACGQAVAITIKSITGLVCDPLAGLVEIPCIKRNGMLVSLGILAAELALAGVESFIPVDEMIDVMGKVGRALPPSLRETACGGLAVSPTARQVTAQLLETQKTIH; from the coding sequence ATGAACAGCTTAAAAGACCTCATCGATACGGCTGAAAGGACCGGCCAAACCCTTCCGCAGGTGATGTTGGACTGCGACGCCCATGACAGCGGGGTCGACCAAGAAGTTATCCGGGAGTCGATGGCCCGCCGGCTCGACGTGATGAGGGAGAGCGCCAAGGACGCGTTGGTCACCCCATACCGTCCCAAAGTCGCCGCCAACGACGTGCCAAAGCTGCTGGCTCACCGACCGGGACTGACCAGTGAGTTTACTTGGAGAGCCTGCACCATTGCGATGGGGATGAACACCTGCAACGCCTCGATGGGCCGAATTGTCGCAGCGCCGACGGCTGGAAGCTGTGGGATCCTGCCTGGCATGATCTTAGCGTTTGAGGAGCAGCGCACCCCATACGAAGGACGAACCGTTCTGGACGCGCTGATCGTATCTGCCGGCATCGGCGAGGTGATTGCGGCTCGGGCGTCGCTTGCTGGCGCGGAGGGTGGCTGTCAGGCTGAATGCGGCAGCGCGGCGGCGATGGGAGCGGCGGCACTGGTTTACCTTTCTGGAGGAACTCCGGGCGCCTGCGGCCAAGCCGTGGCCATAACGATTAAGTCGATTACCGGCCTGGTCTGTGACCCGTTGGCAGGGCTGGTCGAGATTCCTTGCATCAAGCGAAACGGCATGCTGGTGTCACTAGGCATTTTAGCGGCCGAACTTGCTTTGGCGGGCGTTGAGTCGTTCATTCCAGTTGACGAGATGATTGACGTGATGGGCAAGGTGGGACGCGCTCTGCCGCCCAGCCTCCGAGAAACGGCCTGCGGCGGTTTGGCCGTCTCGCCGACGGCGCGGCAAGTGACCGCCCAGCTGTTGGAAACTCAGAAGACAATTCACTGA
- the sdaAB gene encoding L-serine ammonia-lyase, iron-sulfur-dependent subunit beta, whose translation MLDIIGPVMVGPSSSHTAGAVRLGLLARQTWAKPITSADLYLRGSFAATYWGHGTDRGLLAGLMGLQPDDPQIVNAFQLADERGLEYHFYTEDDPGGHPNTARFVLTNGQSVMELIGCSVGGGMVLLTSINGFDVAIDGMSTTLVVPHRDQPGIISALSSEMTHRGINIASMRLSRKFRGDQAVAVMEVDSPVDEPLRKVLEASLPEDCRVLVIQPLVSGGAA comes from the coding sequence ATGTTGGATATTATTGGACCGGTGATGGTAGGACCTTCGTCCAGCCACACCGCCGGGGCTGTTCGATTGGGACTTCTAGCCCGCCAAACTTGGGCAAAACCGATAACGAGCGCCGACCTTTACCTTCGCGGTTCGTTTGCCGCAACGTATTGGGGACACGGCACCGATCGTGGGCTGCTGGCTGGGTTGATGGGACTTCAGCCGGATGACCCACAGATCGTCAACGCCTTTCAGCTGGCTGACGAGCGCGGACTTGAGTACCACTTTTACACCGAGGACGACCCGGGAGGGCACCCCAACACCGCCCGTTTTGTGTTGACGAACGGGCAGTCTGTCATGGAACTCATCGGGTGCAGCGTCGGCGGCGGAATGGTTCTGCTCACGTCCATCAACGGGTTCGACGTAGCAATAGACGGCATGAGCACAACACTGGTCGTTCCTCACCGAGATCAGCCCGGAATTATTTCAGCCCTTTCCAGCGAAATGACCCACCGAGGCATTAACATCGCTTCGATGCGCCTGAGCAGAAAATTCCGGGGCGATCAGGCCGTCGCGGTGATGGAAGTCGACAGCCCAGTCGACGAGCCATTGCGGAAAGTTCTCGAAGCGTCACTTCCTGAGGACTGCCGCGTGTTGGTGATTCAGCCGCTAGTCAGCGGAGGTGCGGCATGA